In Shouchella patagoniensis, the following are encoded in one genomic region:
- a CDS encoding carbohydrate ABC transporter permease, giving the protein MSLSPVTRLRRSKTLAFYLFISPWLIGFIALAAGPMIYSFYMSFTEWQIMGGAEWVGLENYERMFFHDPLFWTTLWNTFFYTFFGVPLGLAFGYLLAVLLNQKVKFMGVFRTIFYLPSIVPAVASSLLWLLIFQPEFGLANALLDGFGLPTSRWLLSESMVKPALIIMSLWGVGGGMIIYLAGLQGVPPSLYEAAEIDGAGKWSKFWHITIPMTSHVIFFNLIMGVIGSFQVFTQAYVMSGGGPNYASLFYVLYLYQNAFEFFNMGYASALAWILFVIILIFTLLQFKLFGKKVYYEYDD; this is encoded by the coding sequence ATGAGTCTATCTCCAGTAACGAGACTTCGCAGAAGTAAGACGCTTGCATTTTATCTATTTATCTCTCCGTGGCTAATTGGTTTTATAGCACTTGCTGCTGGACCGATGATCTATTCGTTTTATATGTCATTCACGGAATGGCAGATTATGGGGGGGGCGGAATGGGTTGGACTTGAGAATTATGAACGGATGTTTTTTCATGATCCTCTGTTTTGGACAACGCTGTGGAATACGTTCTTCTATACGTTTTTTGGTGTACCCCTTGGCCTAGCATTTGGATATTTGCTAGCTGTGTTATTAAATCAGAAAGTGAAGTTTATGGGCGTTTTTCGGACGATCTTTTATTTGCCATCTATTGTCCCAGCGGTTGCAAGCTCACTATTATGGCTGTTAATTTTTCAACCAGAGTTTGGTCTTGCGAATGCGTTGCTTGATGGATTTGGTTTACCAACTTCACGATGGCTTTTAAGTGAGTCGATGGTTAAACCCGCGTTAATTATTATGAGTTTATGGGGCGTCGGTGGAGGAATGATTATCTACTTGGCGGGCTTACAAGGAGTACCACCCAGTTTGTATGAAGCAGCTGAAATTGACGGAGCAGGAAAATGGAGTAAGTTTTGGCATATTACGATTCCCATGACTTCTCACGTGATTTTTTTCAACTTAATTATGGGTGTGATTGGCTCTTTCCAAGTATTTACGCAAGCTTATGTGATGAGCGGCGGTGGACCAAACTATGCATCGTTGTTTTATGTTCTTTATTTATATCAAAATGCATTTGAATTTTTTAATATGGGCTATGCTTCAGCACTTGCGTGGATCTTGTTTGTAATTATCTTAATCTTTACCTTGCTTCAATTTAAATTGTTTGGCAAAAAAGTTTATTACGAATACGACGATTGA
- a CDS encoding carbohydrate ABC transporter permease, with product MEQERKANVPLEPVVPGNTAKSAVPDYGNYKRQKKMDRLIIYLLLVLLSILFILPFLWMIATSLKTESQAISYPPTLLPSPFDFVNYRDVFELVPFIQFYWNTIIVTGLTVIGTVISSALVAYAFARIKGRGRNFWFILLLCTMMLPPQVTMIPVYLIFTELGWVNTFLPLVVPAFLGNAFFIFLLRQFFRAIPKELEESAIIDGCSLFGIFWRIVVPLSKPALITVAILSFMGSWNDFLTPLIYLNDMSKYTLALGLQIFNGQQTMQWGPMMAASTMVIFPLILLFFFAQKHFIQGIALSGIKG from the coding sequence TTGGAACAAGAGCGCAAAGCAAATGTCCCATTAGAACCGGTTGTACCAGGGAATACAGCAAAAAGCGCTGTACCAGACTATGGAAACTATAAAAGACAGAAGAAAATGGATCGCCTCATCATCTATTTGTTGTTGGTCTTGCTGTCCATCTTGTTTATTCTGCCATTCTTGTGGATGATCGCTACGTCATTAAAAACGGAATCACAGGCTATTTCTTATCCACCAACTTTATTGCCGTCTCCCTTTGATTTTGTCAATTACCGTGATGTGTTTGAGCTTGTACCGTTCATTCAGTTTTATTGGAACACAATTATCGTAACAGGGTTAACGGTTATTGGAACGGTTATCTCCAGTGCTCTAGTAGCATATGCATTTGCACGAATTAAAGGAAGGGGCAGAAACTTTTGGTTCATCTTGCTACTCTGTACGATGATGCTACCACCACAAGTTACAATGATTCCTGTTTATCTGATTTTTACAGAACTTGGCTGGGTGAATACATTTTTGCCTTTAGTTGTTCCCGCCTTTTTAGGAAACGCTTTCTTTATTTTTTTGCTGCGACAATTCTTTCGGGCGATTCCGAAAGAATTGGAGGAATCTGCAATTATTGATGGATGTAGTTTATTCGGGATATTCTGGAGAATTGTCGTTCCGTTATCGAAGCCTGCGCTTATCACAGTAGCTATTCTATCTTTTATGGGTAGCTGGAATGATTTCTTAACTCCATTAATTTATTTAAATGACATGAGTAAGTATACGTTGGCTTTGGGGTTACAGATCTTTAATGGGCAGCAAACCATGCAGTGGGGTCCAATGATGGCGGCGAGTACGATGGTTATTTTTCCATTAATCTTATTGTTCTTTTTTGCACAAAAACATTTTATACAAGGCATTGCATTGTCAGGTATTAAAGGATAA